TACTGCCCAGGGACCCCCAGGTTAGGGtatcccccatcccccaccagacTGGAGACAAATAGATATGAGAATTGCAGTGACCATGAATGTGCTCCTGGGGCAGGATAATGGGGGCTCTGCTGGGGTAGCCACCCTATCAGGCTAACCAATATCCCACATCCCCCTTGCCGACTTTCTTCCCTTCCCCTGAGCCATCACTGAGCAGCCTGACTGCATCACCCTCAGATGCCTTTCTGTGACTCAACATACATGCACGATGGAACCCAGTAATATGCTTATTTTCAAacttgatgctggaaaaaaagcttctccctcagcccctggcagaTCAATTTGCATCCTCTGACCAGACTGAAAACTTGGAAAGCCATCCAATTTCCCTTTTTGCCTTGGCAGCCAGGAAACTCACAACTCCATTTCATGCTCAGTGCCAGCAGCTCTCACACTAGAATCTGAGTAAAACCAACTTGCAAGCTTTGTTCCTAAGCACCATTTCAACCTTTCCATACAGGCATATGTTATTATTAGGAGCCACTTTAAACTTTTCTTGGCAAATAAGGAAATAGTCCAGTAATCGATGAGCCAGACCCAGCAGCAATAACGATTCAGCATTTTCCAAGCTCATCAAAGACAAGCGACGGCGGCCACTCACCAGGCGGACGAGCTCTGGAAAGTCATCAGCGGCGGGGTGTGGCTGTCTCTCTGCAGCGTGTGCACGGCCTGGGGGGCTTGCGGCAGGGGGCCCGGGGGAGGCTGGGGCTGCGGGGCCGGCTGCCCTGGCCGGGGGGCCCGGGCAGGGTTCCCCCATCGCCGGGGGTCCTGTTTCATCCACCGTCCGTGGATGCCCCACCGCGCCAGGTAAACCTTGCAGATGTCGTAGTTCATTGCCGAGTAATACAAAAGATCCAGGACCAGCAGCATCAACACGAAGAAGCCGTAGATCCACACTCCCAACAAGGCGGTGTAGTTGCTGCGGGCAAACAGAGAGAGGCTGAGAGACGCCGGGACCCCCGTCCCGCGGGGGCTGCAGTTAAGCAGCGGGGTCCATTAGAAGACGTGGTACGGAAGCTGCTTTGGGGTCTCAGAGAGGGTGTCGGGCCCCTCTGGGGCGACAGGGAATCTTGGCTCCCTCTTCTCATGCCCACCCCCCACGACTGCCTCTCCCCCACCTGCCCTGCTGGCCACCTCCCAGATCCCACTGCCCTGCACCCTGTCCCACCCAAGCACCCCCTCCAAGATTCCACATCCTTGGGTAGGAACTCCGGTGGGGAAGGAATTCTCAGCTGGACATCTGGGGCTCACATGGTGTGGGAGCCCTTACTTtcaccctccttccctccccccatgTGGGGGCTACGCTCAGACCGGCCAGCTGTCTCCCGCAGGTGGCCCGCGCTTGCCCACCCTCCTAGCCCTTGCTGAAGCTGTTCCCACCACCTAGGAGGCTCTCAGCACCCCCTCTCTCACcaatccctccctcccccctccagcTCTTCCCCATCCTTCTGAGCCCAGGGCAAATGCAGGAAGTTCATTGTCTTAGGACGCACAGACCCAAGTTCCTGCCTCGCAGAGTCCACCTGGGGCTACCGGCTACCCCGAATTTCTGCGTGGAATGCAGCCGGCCTCCCCACTGGGGCCAGCTCCGCCCCAGCCTGCTCCATCACACCCCCTGCTCCCGCCCCTCAGAAGCCCAGGACTCAGGGCGTGGGCTCAGCTGCCCTCCCCCGACCCCATGCAGCAGACACCGGTCCATCTGCTCCACCAGCCACACGCCTTTCCAGCCTGCCCCACGGCCGTTCCCCAAC
This window of the Bos taurus isolate L1 Dominette 01449 registration number 42190680 breed Hereford chromosome 5, ARS-UCD2.0, whole genome shotgun sequence genome carries:
- the SHISAL1 gene encoding protein shisa-like-1; this translates as MTSCGQQPLNVLAVLSLLISAVLSAHFRVCEPYTDHKGRYHFGFHCPRLSDNKTFILCCHHNNTVFKYCCNETEFQAVMQANLTAGSEGYMHNNYTALLGVWIYGFFVLMLLVLDLLYYSAMNYDICKVYLARWGIHGRWMKQDPRRWGNPARAPRPGQPAPQPQPPPGPLPQAPQAVHTLQRDSHTPPLMTFQSSSA